Proteins encoded within one genomic window of Spiribacter curvatus:
- the sthA gene encoding Si-specific NAD(P)(+) transhydrogenase: protein MDDAHYDTLVLGSGPAGEGAAMKLAKGGQRVAMVERHREVGGGCTHWGTIPSKALRHNVRRLMEYNSSPLFREAGEPRHLSFQTMLHHARRVIDQQVGLRSGFYQRNDVPVLTGAARFEDEHTLALTGIDGRTHRLTARHFLIATGSRPYRPADVDFSHPRIHDSDQILSLEHTPRSVIIYGAGVIGSEYASIFRGLGVKVDLINTRERMLAFLDDEISDAISYHLREHGVLIRHREQYQSIQADDEGVTLALQSGKRVRGDLLLWANGRSGNTDGMGLEAIGIQPNGRGQVDVNDNFQTAQPHIYAIGDVIGYPSLASAAYDQGRYAATHMLDGHCDYRLAHDVPTGIYTIPEISSVGQTERELTDAQVPYEIGHAFFKDLARAQISGQTMGMLKLLFHADTLELLGIHCFGDQAAEIVHIGQAIMAQPAPNNTLRYFLNTTFNYPTMAEGYRVAALNGYNRVA from the coding sequence ATGGATGACGCCCACTACGACACACTCGTCCTCGGCAGCGGCCCCGCCGGCGAAGGCGCGGCGATGAAACTCGCCAAGGGCGGGCAACGCGTGGCGATGGTTGAGCGCCACCGTGAAGTGGGCGGCGGCTGTACCCACTGGGGTACGATTCCCTCCAAGGCACTGCGCCACAATGTCCGACGGCTGATGGAGTACAACAGCTCCCCCCTGTTCCGGGAGGCGGGGGAACCACGCCACCTGTCCTTTCAGACAATGCTCCACCATGCCCGTCGCGTCATCGATCAGCAGGTCGGCCTGAGAAGCGGTTTCTATCAGCGCAACGACGTCCCCGTACTCACTGGGGCGGCCCGCTTTGAGGACGAACACACGCTGGCGCTGACCGGCATCGATGGTCGCACCCACCGGCTGACCGCCCGGCATTTCCTGATCGCGACTGGCTCCCGTCCATATCGACCGGCAGATGTGGACTTCAGTCACCCGCGGATCCATGACAGCGATCAGATCCTGTCGCTCGAACACACCCCGCGTAGCGTGATCATCTACGGGGCCGGTGTCATCGGCAGCGAGTACGCTTCGATCTTCCGCGGGCTGGGCGTCAAGGTCGATCTGATCAACACCCGAGAGCGCATGCTTGCGTTCCTCGACGATGAGATATCCGACGCTATTTCCTATCACCTCCGCGAGCACGGCGTCCTGATCCGGCACCGCGAGCAGTACCAGTCCATCCAGGCCGATGACGAAGGCGTCACCCTGGCGCTGCAGTCGGGCAAACGGGTACGCGGCGATCTACTCCTCTGGGCCAATGGCCGCAGCGGCAACACCGACGGAATGGGTCTCGAAGCCATCGGTATCCAACCCAACGGACGCGGTCAGGTCGACGTCAACGACAATTTCCAGACCGCACAACCTCATATCTACGCGATCGGCGATGTCATCGGCTATCCCAGCCTTGCCAGCGCCGCCTACGACCAGGGCCGGTACGCGGCGACGCATATGCTCGACGGACACTGCGATTATCGACTCGCCCATGATGTCCCGACCGGCATCTACACCATCCCCGAGATCAGCTCCGTCGGTCAGACCGAGCGCGAGCTCACCGACGCTCAGGTGCCTTACGAGATCGGACATGCGTTCTTCAAGGATCTGGCGCGCGCTCAGATTTCCGGCCAGACCATGGGCATGCTCAAGCTATTGTTCCACGCCGATACGCTGGAACTGCTCGGGATCCACTGCTTTGGCGACCAGGCCGCCGAGATCGTGCACATCGGTCAGGCGATCATGGCGCAGCCGGCACCGAACAACACGCTGCGCTATTTTCTGAATACGACCTTCAACTACCCGACCATGGCTGAGGGCTACCGGGTTGCAGCGCTCAACGGTTATAACCGCGTCGCCTGA
- the ppk1 gene encoding polyphosphate kinase 1, which produces MQADNLNQPALYLNRQLSLLAFNERVMAQAADLSNPLLERLKFLCIASSNLDEFFEIRVAGLRQARELGVGQSGPDNRSPQQILREISERTHALVDEQYRLLNDEVTPALAEAGIRFLRRNEWTGEQQDWIRAYFETELLPILSPLGLDPAHPFPQVLNKSLNFMVSLEGKDAFGRSSGMAVVQAPRALPRIIKLPSELDGGGACDFVFLSSIIHAHVTDLFPGMKTTGCYQFRVTRNSDLYVDEEEIDDLLRAMEGELPSRRYGDAVRLEVAANCPEHMASFLLEEFELEPEALYQVNGPVNLNRLLAVCDLVDRPDLKYPGFTPGLPAELSHSGDIFKVMRRRDVLLHHPFESFAPVIELLRQAAQDPDVLAIKQTLYRTGPDSAVVDHLVTAARAGKEVTVVVELRARFDEAANIGLANRLQEAGAHVVYGVVGHKTHAKMMLIVRREGRRLRHYVHLGTGNYHSRTARLYTDYGLMTTRSAIGQDVHRVFLQLTSLGKVSALNHLLESPFTLHPGMLEKIAREQAHAEAGRPGRIIVKVNSLVEPRVIRALYAASQAGVEIDLIVRGMCCLRPGVEGVSETIRVRSIIGRFLEHTRVFYFANNGDPDLFCSSADWMERNFFRRVEAAFPVLDAELRDRVLADLQTYLADNSQAWVLDSEGRYERLTPGDEEEAVSAQHALLEGYGEGS; this is translated from the coding sequence ATGCAAGCCGACAACCTCAACCAACCGGCCCTCTACCTCAACCGCCAACTCAGCCTGCTGGCATTCAACGAGCGGGTCATGGCACAGGCCGCCGATCTGTCCAACCCCCTTCTCGAGCGACTGAAATTCCTGTGTATCGCCAGCTCGAATCTCGATGAGTTCTTCGAGATACGGGTCGCCGGACTGCGTCAGGCCCGGGAGCTGGGCGTGGGACAGAGTGGACCGGATAATCGGTCACCCCAGCAGATCCTGCGCGAGATCAGCGAGCGCACTCATGCGCTGGTGGACGAGCAGTATCGGCTCCTGAATGACGAGGTCACGCCGGCCCTGGCTGAGGCGGGCATCCGCTTTCTGCGCCGCAACGAATGGACCGGCGAGCAGCAGGACTGGATCCGCGCCTATTTCGAGACCGAATTGCTGCCGATCCTGAGTCCGCTGGGGCTGGACCCGGCTCACCCCTTCCCGCAGGTGCTCAATAAGAGCCTGAACTTCATGGTGTCGCTGGAGGGTAAGGATGCCTTTGGCCGCAGCAGTGGCATGGCCGTGGTCCAGGCGCCCCGGGCGCTGCCACGGATCATCAAGCTGCCCTCGGAGCTGGATGGGGGCGGCGCCTGTGACTTCGTATTCCTGTCATCGATCATTCATGCCCACGTCACTGATCTTTTCCCGGGCATGAAAACCACCGGCTGCTATCAGTTCCGCGTCACGCGCAACTCCGATCTCTACGTCGACGAAGAGGAGATCGACGATCTGCTCCGGGCGATGGAGGGCGAACTGCCCTCGCGCCGCTATGGCGACGCGGTACGGCTCGAGGTGGCGGCGAACTGTCCTGAGCATATGGCCAGCTTCCTGCTTGAGGAATTCGAGCTCGAGCCCGAGGCGCTCTATCAGGTCAACGGTCCCGTCAATCTCAACCGCCTGCTCGCGGTCTGTGACCTGGTTGACCGTCCCGATCTGAAATACCCCGGTTTTACACCGGGACTACCGGCGGAGCTCAGTCACAGCGGGGATATCTTCAAGGTCATGCGGCGGCGCGATGTCCTGCTGCATCACCCCTTCGAGTCGTTCGCGCCGGTGATCGAGTTACTCCGCCAGGCCGCTCAGGATCCAGATGTTCTGGCGATCAAACAGACCCTCTACCGAACGGGGCCCGACTCGGCGGTGGTCGATCACCTGGTGACGGCGGCCCGCGCCGGCAAGGAGGTCACCGTGGTCGTTGAGCTCCGTGCCCGCTTCGACGAGGCAGCGAACATCGGTCTGGCGAACCGGCTGCAGGAGGCCGGCGCCCATGTCGTCTATGGCGTGGTGGGGCATAAAACGCATGCCAAGATGATGTTGATCGTCCGCCGTGAGGGTCGCCGCCTTCGGCATTATGTGCACCTCGGCACCGGCAACTATCACTCGCGGACCGCAAGGCTTTATACCGACTATGGTCTGATGACGACCCGATCTGCGATCGGTCAGGACGTCCATCGTGTCTTTCTGCAGCTCACCAGTCTGGGGAAGGTATCGGCACTGAACCACCTGCTCGAGTCACCCTTCACGCTGCATCCAGGGATGCTCGAGAAGATCGCCCGGGAGCAGGCCCATGCCGAGGCCGGGCGCCCCGGGCGCATCATCGTGAAGGTCAATTCGCTGGTCGAGCCGAGAGTGATCCGGGCGCTTTATGCCGCCTCCCAGGCAGGCGTTGAAATCGATCTGATCGTGCGCGGTATGTGCTGCCTGCGACCCGGCGTCGAGGGCGTGAGTGAGACCATTCGTGTTCGCTCGATCATTGGCCGCTTCCTCGAGCACACCCGAGTCTTTTATTTCGCCAACAACGGCGATCCGGACCTTTTCTGCAGCTCTGCCGACTGGATGGAGCGCAATTTCTTCCGCCGTGTCGAGGCCGCTTTCCCGGTACTCGATGCCGAGCTGCGGGATCGGGTGCTGGCCGATCTGCAGACCTATCTCGCGGATAACAGCCAGGCCTGGGTGTTGGACTCCGAGGGTCGCTATGAGCGGCTGACGCCCGGTGATGAGGAGGAAGCCGTCAGTGCTCAGCACGCCCTGCTGGAGGGCTATGGCGAGGGCAGCTGA
- the ppx gene encoding exopolyphosphatase, with product MAGDQSQAIDAAAEADEVAAVDLGSNSFHMIIARPEESALRTHDRLRESVRLAAGLDDDKQLSAEARQRALACLERFGQRVRELPQGAVRAVGTNTLRQSRNAREFLSEAERALGHPIQIVSGYEEARLIYLGVAHSIADDDDRRLVMDIGGGSTEFIIGEHFVPREMESLHMGCVSTTQRFFADGGITDKRLRNAEIAARRELEPISDRYRRLGWERAIGASGTIRAIERCLRENGWTTNGIDIRGLEKLRRALMKAGDIKRLRLNGVGAARAEVLPGGLAVLLGAFRQLGLEHMEAADGALREGLLLDLIGRIRHTDVRTESIDAMAERYHVDADQARRVARSAEYLRRQVADDWALETATARDTLNWAAWIHEIGLDLSHSQYHKHGEYIVRHSDLAGFAREEQQVLAILIRAHRRKFPRNAFRDLPGDWQQHSIRLAVLLRLAVGLHRARSDEPLPSLTLKASDRKLTVRFPAGWLEDNPLVEADLNEEAGYLEAAGFRLKIAED from the coding sequence ATGGCTGGCGACCAATCGCAGGCAATCGACGCGGCCGCTGAAGCGGATGAGGTCGCAGCCGTCGATCTGGGATCGAATAGCTTCCACATGATCATCGCGCGACCGGAGGAATCCGCGCTACGCACCCATGACCGATTACGGGAATCGGTGCGGCTCGCCGCCGGCCTCGATGACGATAAACAGCTCTCCGCCGAGGCGCGTCAAAGGGCGCTCGCCTGCCTCGAGCGATTCGGTCAGCGCGTGCGGGAATTACCCCAGGGGGCTGTCCGCGCGGTCGGGACCAATACCCTTCGGCAGTCGCGTAATGCGCGGGAATTCCTGAGCGAAGCGGAGCGTGCGCTGGGCCATCCCATTCAGATCGTCTCCGGTTATGAGGAAGCGCGGCTGATTTATCTGGGCGTCGCCCACAGCATCGCTGATGACGACGACCGGCGGCTGGTGATGGATATCGGCGGCGGCAGTACCGAGTTCATCATTGGCGAGCACTTCGTGCCGCGGGAGATGGAGAGTCTGCATATGGGCTGCGTGAGCACCACGCAGCGATTCTTCGCCGATGGTGGTATCACCGATAAGCGTCTCCGGAACGCCGAGATCGCGGCACGCCGGGAATTGGAACCGATTTCGGACCGCTACCGCCGGCTGGGCTGGGAGCGGGCCATTGGTGCCTCGGGTACGATTCGCGCGATTGAGCGCTGCCTGCGCGAGAATGGCTGGACCACAAACGGCATCGATATCCGCGGCCTGGAAAAACTGCGCCGCGCGCTGATGAAGGCGGGTGATATCAAGCGACTCAGGCTCAATGGTGTGGGTGCCGCCCGCGCCGAGGTGCTGCCCGGTGGGCTCGCGGTGCTGTTGGGGGCCTTCCGGCAATTGGGCCTGGAGCATATGGAGGCCGCCGACGGAGCGCTCCGCGAGGGATTGCTGCTGGATTTGATCGGGCGGATCCGCCACACCGATGTGCGCACGGAGAGCATTGATGCGATGGCGGAGCGCTATCATGTCGATGCCGATCAGGCCCGACGAGTCGCCCGGTCCGCGGAGTATCTCCGTCGTCAGGTGGCGGATGACTGGGCGCTCGAGACCGCGACGGCACGTGACACGCTCAACTGGGCCGCCTGGATCCATGAGATCGGCCTCGATCTGTCTCACAGCCAGTATCACAAGCACGGCGAATACATCGTCCGGCACAGCGATCTGGCTGGTTTCGCACGCGAGGAGCAGCAGGTGCTGGCGATCCTGATCCGTGCCCACCGGCGCAAGTTTCCGCGCAATGCATTCCGTGATCTCCCCGGTGACTGGCAGCAGCACTCGATCCGGCTCGCCGTGCTGCTGCGTCTGGCCGTTGGTCTCCACCGGGCACGAAGTGATGAGCCGCTACCGTCACTCACCCTCAAGGCTTCGGACCGCAAACTGACGGTGCGTTTTCCAGCGGGCTGGCTGGAGGATAATCCGCTGGTGGAGGCCGACCTCAACGAGGAAGCAGGCTACCTCGAGGCGGCTGGCTTTCGCCTGAAAATCGCTGAGGATTGA
- a CDS encoding GGDEF domain-containing protein, protein MKLPLGMVLPQDDPRQSLRVRRFLLAATVYALAVALMGLYVRQGLLAVPEWQFLSLVVLLVNVGLYVLLRSGRNEHFVDPSLTGLQMFMVCLLMGITMYLLDGGRGGLLLLFLVLLMFGVLRLNAPQFTALGGFALFCYALAVGAVWHQRPDAFNAQVELLHLVALSTLVPCGGFFASHVSQLRRLLRDRQIDLQRAREEVHDLRVLDPLTGISNRSAIIAFLDQERQRAERLGQPLAVIFIDLLHFKRINRDYSHAIGDEILREVARRLRGCVRDIDGLGRYGGEEFLVVLPDAADEEASRVAQKLRNCIENRRFAPLPATQRMRCVLGTSMLRSSDADIWQGIERARIDTESA, encoded by the coding sequence ATGAAGCTCCCGCTGGGCATGGTATTGCCCCAGGATGATCCGCGCCAGTCGCTGCGGGTGCGCCGCTTCCTCCTGGCGGCAACGGTCTATGCCCTGGCCGTGGCGCTGATGGGGCTCTATGTGCGGCAGGGGCTGCTGGCGGTGCCCGAATGGCAGTTCCTGAGCCTGGTTGTCCTCCTCGTCAACGTGGGGCTCTATGTATTGCTGCGCAGCGGCCGTAACGAGCATTTCGTCGACCCCAGTCTGACCGGTCTGCAGATGTTCATGGTCTGTCTGCTCATGGGTATCACGATGTATCTGCTGGATGGTGGCCGTGGCGGGTTGCTGCTCCTGTTTCTGGTGCTTTTGATGTTTGGCGTGCTCCGCCTCAACGCCCCGCAATTCACCGCGCTCGGTGGATTCGCGCTCTTCTGCTACGCGCTGGCGGTGGGGGCGGTCTGGCATCAGCGCCCGGATGCGTTCAATGCCCAGGTGGAGCTGCTGCATCTGGTTGCACTCAGCACGCTAGTGCCCTGCGGCGGGTTCTTCGCCAGTCATGTCAGTCAGCTGCGGCGGCTGCTGCGGGATCGCCAGATCGACCTCCAACGCGCCCGCGAAGAGGTCCACGACTTGCGGGTGCTCGATCCCCTCACCGGGATCAGCAATCGCAGCGCGATCATCGCCTTCCTCGATCAAGAGCGTCAGCGCGCGGAGCGACTGGGGCAACCGCTGGCGGTGATATTCATCGACCTGCTGCATTTCAAGCGCATCAACCGCGACTACAGTCATGCCATCGGGGATGAGATTCTCCGCGAGGTGGCGCGGCGGCTTCGCGGCTGTGTCCGGGATATCGATGGTCTGGGCCGCTATGGGGGTGAGGAATTCCTCGTCGTGCTGCCTGATGCAGCAGACGAAGAGGCCAGCCGCGTCGCGCAAAAACTGCGCAACTGCATCGAGAACCGCCGTTTCGCGCCGTTGCCGGCGACACAGCGTATGCGCTGTGTGCTGGGTACCAGCATGCTCCGGTCATCGGATGCGGATATCTGGCAAGGCATCGAGCGGGCCCGTATCGATACAGAGTCAGCATAG
- a CDS encoding DUF2721 domain-containing protein — protein MDLTLGTPSLLFPAVSLLLLAYTNRFLALASLIRDLQARYSSTPRRNLLEQIDNLRRRVRLIQYMQAAGVGSLLACVASMFLLFGGFVLVARWLFGLSLILMMVSLGLSVREIWISVNAINIQLAELESEE, from the coding sequence ATGGACCTCACGCTGGGAACGCCGTCGCTGCTGTTTCCAGCGGTCTCCCTGCTGTTGCTCGCCTACACCAACCGGTTTCTGGCACTCGCCTCGCTGATCCGCGACCTGCAGGCGAGATACTCCTCGACGCCACGCCGCAATCTGCTCGAGCAGATCGATAACCTGCGACGCCGTGTCCGGCTCATACAGTACATGCAGGCCGCCGGGGTCGGCAGTCTGCTCGCCTGTGTCGCGAGCATGTTCCTGCTGTTCGGCGGTTTCGTGCTGGTGGCGCGCTGGCTGTTTGGCCTCAGCCTGATCCTGATGATGGTTTCACTGGGGCTTTCCGTGCGTGAGATCTGGATCTCCGTGAACGCGATCAATATCCAGCTCGCCGAATTGGAGTCAGAGGAATGA
- a CDS encoding GNAT family N-acetyltransferase — MTASHRPESFQRHHQPDQFGYSSRVVFLEQPVVSTHDSAGQAVPWFPDIDDYLDAYHRVGAPWLWSDRLAMGRERITRDLSDPRQQCWRVDDERGFAGFCELVSRRPGDAEVLHCGVVPTARGRGLGRRLINSALTGARALGAQRLWLHTCSEDSAAALGFYQRAGFRIFATRLEWVIDPRRRGLLDAGAGDAVNLPWTGEAAVNAFSAAADAGSDVARSAGNR, encoded by the coding sequence ATGACTGCATCACACCGGCCTGAATCATTCCAGCGCCACCATCAGCCGGATCAATTCGGCTACAGCTCGCGTGTCGTTTTCCTGGAACAACCTGTTGTTTCGACCCATGATTCGGCCGGACAGGCCGTCCCATGGTTCCCTGACATCGACGATTATCTCGATGCCTACCACCGGGTGGGCGCGCCATGGCTGTGGTCCGACCGGCTGGCTATGGGCAGGGAGCGCATCACCCGCGACCTCTCGGATCCGCGTCAGCAATGCTGGCGGGTCGACGATGAACGGGGTTTCGCGGGCTTCTGCGAGCTTGTCTCCCGCCGACCGGGCGATGCCGAGGTCCTCCACTGCGGCGTTGTCCCCACGGCTCGCGGTCGGGGGCTGGGGCGGCGTCTTATCAACAGCGCACTGACGGGTGCACGCGCGCTGGGGGCACAACGGCTCTGGCTGCACACCTGCAGTGAGGACTCCGCGGCGGCACTGGGCTTCTATCAGCGAGCCGGGTTCCGGATTTTCGCCACCCGGCTGGAATGGGTTATCGATCCGCGACGCCGCGGTCTTCTTGATGCCGGCGCAGGCGATGCCGTGAACCTGCCATGGACCGGCGAAGCGGCCGTCAATGCGTTCAGCGCGGCCGCAGATGCCGGTTCAGACGTCGCTCGATCAGCCGGAAACCGCTGA
- a CDS encoding ABC transporter permease, whose product MNWAVMLESLPALAEGALLTLELVAVSGVLGFMLAVPVAIARVSDRWWMRALPMAHIYFFRGTPLLVQIYLVYYGAGQFEAVRTSMLWPYLSQAYWCAIIAFTLNTSAYTAEILRGAIQTVPRGEIEAARAVGMGPALIWRRIRLPRAFRIALPAYSNEVILMLKGSALASTITLMDLTGVARTIIARTYTPMELFLAAGLIYGLLTVFILSGFRLIERRLNRHLRPR is encoded by the coding sequence ATGAACTGGGCGGTCATGCTCGAAAGCCTCCCGGCGCTTGCCGAAGGTGCGCTGCTGACTTTGGAGCTGGTAGCGGTCTCCGGTGTCCTCGGCTTTATGCTGGCGGTGCCCGTTGCCATCGCCCGCGTTTCCGATCGCTGGTGGATGCGTGCATTGCCAATGGCGCATATCTACTTTTTCCGTGGGACACCGCTGCTGGTGCAGATCTACCTTGTCTATTACGGGGCAGGGCAGTTCGAAGCGGTCCGCACATCCATGCTCTGGCCATACCTCAGTCAGGCCTACTGGTGCGCGATCATTGCGTTCACACTGAATACCTCTGCCTATACCGCCGAGATCCTTCGGGGCGCGATACAGACCGTTCCCCGCGGTGAGATAGAGGCCGCCAGGGCGGTTGGCATGGGGCCGGCGCTCATCTGGCGTCGGATCCGTCTTCCCCGTGCGTTCCGCATTGCCCTGCCGGCCTACAGCAATGAGGTCATCCTCATGCTCAAGGGCAGTGCGCTCGCCAGTACCATCACGCTTATGGATCTGACCGGGGTCGCGCGGACGATCATCGCGCGGACCTACACCCCGATGGAGCTGTTCCTCGCCGCCGGGCTGATCTATGGGCTGCTCACCGTCTTTATTCTCAGCGGTTTCCGGCTGATCGAGCGACGTCTGAACCGGCATCTGCGGCCGCGCTGA
- a CDS encoding ABC transporter permease: MDLQGFGAQLASGTWITVQLAVVSMVCAVVLGLLGASAKTAGPRPLRWLGTVYTGTVRGLPELLVILLVYFGAANAINHVATAFGYSDYIALSPFMAGVIALAFNYGAYMTEVFRGALATIPPGHREAGLALGMSPARIFRRIVLPQVWRVALPAGGNIFLSLLKDTALVSVIGLEDLMRETSIAVGYSKAPFTFYVAAAFIYLGLTAVATLGIHWLERRTTHGMRTLTE, encoded by the coding sequence ATGGATCTTCAGGGGTTTGGCGCGCAGCTCGCCTCGGGCACCTGGATCACGGTGCAGCTGGCCGTCGTCAGTATGGTCTGCGCCGTGGTTCTGGGGCTGCTCGGTGCCAGTGCGAAAACCGCTGGCCCGCGCCCACTGCGGTGGCTTGGAACGGTTTATACCGGAACGGTCCGTGGACTCCCCGAGCTGCTGGTCATCCTTCTGGTGTACTTCGGTGCGGCCAACGCCATCAATCACGTGGCCACCGCGTTTGGCTACAGCGATTACATCGCGCTCTCCCCATTCATGGCGGGGGTGATCGCACTGGCGTTCAACTATGGCGCCTATATGACCGAGGTTTTCCGGGGCGCGTTGGCGACCATACCTCCCGGGCATCGTGAGGCCGGCCTGGCGCTGGGGATGAGCCCGGCGCGGATCTTCCGGCGCATCGTTCTCCCTCAGGTCTGGCGAGTCGCGCTGCCCGCGGGCGGCAACATCTTTCTGTCGCTGCTCAAGGACACTGCGCTGGTGTCGGTGATCGGTCTGGAGGATCTCATGCGTGAGACCTCCATTGCGGTTGGCTATAGCAAAGCCCCCTTCACCTTCTACGTCGCCGCCGCTTTCATCTATCTGGGCCTGACCGCCGTAGCGACCCTGGGTATCCACTGGCTGGAACGGCGAACCACCCACGGTATGCGGACGCTGACAGAATGA
- a CDS encoding ABC transporter substrate-binding protein, whose product MIRSMFGLLLGSLLAFPVFAQDTLRIATEGAYPPFNFIDASGEVKGFDVDIADALCAEMGADCELVTQSWDGIIPGLIAGRYDAIIASMSITPERQEAVSFSEPYYSNKLQFIAPDESEFMPADAADAVIGAQRATIAAQWLQDNIPEAEIRVYDTQENAYLDLESGRLDAVLADVYVSYEWLDSDEGAAYEFKGDPVYDDDKIAVAVGKGNEALAERFSEAIEAIRADGTYQAINADYFPFDIY is encoded by the coding sequence ATGATCCGTTCAATGTTCGGTCTGCTGCTGGGCAGCCTCTTGGCCTTCCCCGTGTTCGCTCAGGACACCCTCAGGATTGCCACGGAAGGGGCTTATCCTCCCTTCAACTTCATCGATGCCTCGGGCGAGGTGAAAGGCTTCGATGTCGATATCGCCGACGCCCTGTGTGCGGAAATGGGCGCCGACTGCGAGCTCGTGACGCAGTCCTGGGACGGGATCATCCCGGGCCTCATCGCCGGTCGTTACGACGCCATCATCGCGTCCATGTCGATCACGCCCGAGCGCCAGGAAGCGGTCAGCTTCAGCGAGCCCTATTACTCCAACAAGCTGCAGTTTATTGCGCCGGATGAAAGTGAGTTCATGCCGGCCGATGCCGCTGATGCGGTGATTGGCGCCCAGCGCGCCACGATCGCCGCGCAGTGGCTTCAGGATAATATTCCCGAGGCCGAGATCCGGGTCTACGACACGCAGGAGAATGCCTACCTCGATCTGGAAAGCGGTCGTCTGGATGCCGTGCTCGCTGATGTCTATGTCAGCTATGAGTGGCTGGATAGCGACGAGGGCGCCGCTTACGAGTTCAAGGGCGATCCGGTCTACGACGATGACAAGATTGCCGTCGCCGTTGGCAAGGGCAATGAGGCGCTGGCCGAGCGATTCAGTGAGGCGATTGAGGCCATCCGCGCCGACGGGACGTATCAGGCGATCAACGCCGACTATTTCCCCTTCGACATCTACTGA
- a CDS encoding ABC transporter ATP-binding protein, giving the protein MDEAAIELRGIHKRFGDLEVIKGIDLTARRGEVVALIGTSGSGKSTLLRCVNLLEQPDVGEIVFNGETLDLRTGRDGTLHPANRDQITRVRAGIGFVFQNFNLWPHMSVLENVIEAPMHVLGISRRQAIAEAEAMLEKVGLGNKRTDYPAFLSGGQQQRAAIARTLAMKPAVILFDEPTSALDPELVGEVLGVIRQLAEEGRTMLIVTHEMRFARDVAHRVVFLDAGRIEEEGPPSEVFGRPRSERCRAFLTTHLSEPKGVTPS; this is encoded by the coding sequence ATGGATGAGGCCGCAATCGAGTTGCGCGGGATTCACAAGCGCTTCGGCGATCTGGAGGTCATTAAGGGGATCGATCTGACCGCCCGGCGCGGTGAGGTCGTGGCGCTGATCGGTACCAGTGGTTCTGGAAAGAGCACGTTGCTGCGTTGCGTCAACCTCCTCGAGCAACCCGATGTTGGCGAGATCGTTTTCAACGGTGAGACCCTCGATCTTCGCACCGGTCGTGATGGCACGCTCCATCCGGCGAATCGCGATCAGATCACCCGCGTTCGAGCAGGGATCGGTTTTGTATTCCAGAACTTCAATCTCTGGCCGCATATGAGCGTCCTCGAGAATGTCATCGAGGCGCCGATGCATGTGCTGGGCATATCCCGGCGACAGGCCATCGCCGAGGCCGAGGCGATGCTCGAAAAGGTGGGTCTGGGCAATAAGAGAACCGACTATCCGGCGTTTCTCTCCGGTGGACAGCAACAGCGTGCGGCCATCGCCCGGACGCTCGCCATGAAGCCCGCGGTCATCCTGTTTGACGAACCGACCTCGGCACTTGATCCGGAACTGGTCGGCGAGGTGCTCGGTGTGATCCGCCAGCTGGCCGAAGAGGGCCGGACCATGCTGATCGTCACCCACGAGATGCGCTTCGCCCGGGATGTCGCTCACCGTGTCGTCTTTCTCGACGCCGGTCGAATCGAGGAGGAGGGGCCGCCATCCGAGGTGTTCGGTCGCCCCCGATCGGAGCGCTGTCGCGCATTCTTAACCACCCATCTCTCGGAACCAAAAGGAGTGACACCGTCATGA